A genomic region of Streptosporangium lutulentum contains the following coding sequences:
- a CDS encoding MFS transporter, with product MISPGLRRHRFLLFLTGGVSRQAGMHVQGAVVLLSAVTLLEMSFNQIGLAQMAGTILALSLALPLGVLIDRARRRSVLVATGLLSAGLLGSVALAAWLQVITLPHFVVMVVALTVLQAAGVGAQEAYLPDVVGRDRLVLMNAALVGVASIGSLVVRLLLGRFSEEVVSVVLSVAAVAFAASALLFRGIDAPEEPPGPRTRWWREAAEGVRFTLTHPVLRAITVYLTASVLLEPMIDEATGVPLREDGSYDGLIELVQTVIYTAPVAGVLAAALLYRRLGTFRLAWLAILVTQPFTLLLALTDTAWGLIWYLLGSFVPWAGWAATALALLSHRQVITPGRLLGRTGGTLALFAGLAGAAGGVLEQLPAFLTDLGLFAEAGSLAVLPVLVLGTAGLLAAAVPLLRVRHLTEPSHSLAVAPTSVPRED from the coding sequence ATGATCTCCCCCGGCCTGCGACGGCACCGCTTCCTGCTGTTTCTGACCGGAGGCGTGAGCCGGCAGGCCGGCATGCACGTCCAGGGCGCTGTGGTTCTACTGTCCGCTGTCACCTTGCTGGAGATGAGCTTCAACCAGATCGGCCTGGCGCAGATGGCCGGGACCATACTGGCATTGTCGCTGGCACTGCCACTGGGCGTGTTGATCGACCGGGCGCGGCGCAGGTCGGTGCTGGTGGCGACGGGTCTGCTGAGCGCCGGGCTGCTCGGCTCCGTCGCGCTCGCCGCCTGGCTGCAGGTGATCACCCTGCCGCACTTCGTGGTGATGGTGGTGGCTCTGACCGTCCTGCAGGCCGCAGGGGTGGGGGCACAGGAGGCATACCTGCCGGACGTCGTCGGACGGGACCGGCTGGTTCTGATGAACGCCGCGCTGGTCGGCGTGGCGTCGATCGGTTCTCTCGTCGTTCGGCTGCTGCTCGGCCGCTTTTCCGAAGAGGTGGTGTCGGTCGTCCTGTCCGTCGCGGCCGTGGCGTTCGCCGCCTCGGCGCTGTTGTTTCGCGGCATCGACGCACCCGAGGAGCCACCGGGACCACGGACGAGATGGTGGCGGGAGGCGGCCGAGGGGGTGCGCTTCACCCTGACCCACCCGGTGCTCAGGGCGATCACCGTGTATCTGACGGCATCGGTGCTGCTGGAGCCGATGATCGATGAGGCGACCGGAGTTCCGCTCCGTGAGGACGGATCCTACGACGGCCTCATCGAGCTGGTACAAACGGTGATCTACACGGCGCCCGTGGCCGGGGTGCTGGCGGCCGCACTGCTGTACCGGCGGCTCGGTACCTTCCGGTTGGCGTGGCTGGCCATCCTGGTGACCCAGCCGTTCACGCTCCTGCTCGCCCTGACCGACACGGCCTGGGGCCTGATCTGGTACCTGCTCGGCTCGTTCGTCCCCTGGGCCGGATGGGCGGCCACCGCGCTCGCCCTGCTCAGCCACCGCCAGGTGATCACGCCCGGCCGGTTGCTGGGCCGTACCGGCGGCACGCTGGCCCTGTTCGCCGGACTGGCGGGAGCCGCCGGAGGGGTTCTGGAACAGCTCCCCGCTTTCCTGACCGACCTCGGGCTCTTCGCCGAGGCCGGTTCCCTGGCCGTGCTGCCGGTCCTCGTGCTGGGCACGGCCGGTCTGCTCGCCGCGGCCGTACCGCTGCTGAGGGTCCGTCACCTCACCGAGCCCTCACATTCCCTGGCAGTAGCGCCGACGTCCGTTCCACGCGAGGACTGA
- a CDS encoding response regulator: MTRLVIVDDDPMVRTGLRLILGGEPDLDIVGEAEDGRRAMTVIRDLRPDVVLMDIRMPNQDGLTTTELLLAQPDPPRILVLTTFDADDMVLRALQLGAGGFLLKDTPPPKMIEAVRAVARGEPVLSPSVTLQVIAAATDGREPRHPEARRELDRLTEREREVAIEVARGSSNAEIAERLYMSVATVKANITRIFSKLETDNRVHVAMKVRDAGLL, from the coding sequence GTGACTCGACTGGTGATCGTGGACGACGACCCGATGGTGCGGACCGGGCTGCGTCTCATCCTCGGCGGCGAGCCCGACCTGGACATCGTCGGCGAGGCCGAGGACGGACGGCGGGCCATGACGGTGATCCGCGACCTGCGGCCCGATGTCGTGCTGATGGACATCCGGATGCCCAACCAGGACGGGCTGACCACCACCGAGCTGCTGCTGGCCCAGCCGGACCCGCCCCGGATCCTCGTGCTCACCACCTTCGACGCCGACGACATGGTGCTGCGGGCCCTGCAGCTCGGCGCCGGAGGCTTCCTGCTGAAGGACACCCCGCCGCCGAAGATGATCGAGGCGGTCCGCGCCGTGGCGAGGGGCGAGCCGGTGCTGTCGCCGAGCGTCACCCTGCAGGTGATCGCCGCGGCCACCGACGGACGTGAGCCGCGGCACCCGGAGGCACGGCGGGAGCTGGACAGGCTCACCGAACGCGAGCGCGAGGTCGCGATCGAGGTGGCCCGGGGCAGCTCGAACGCCGAGATCGCCGAACGTCTCTACATGAGCGTCGCGACCGTGAAGGCGAACATCACCCGGATCTTCTCCAAGCTGGAGACCGACAACCGCGTCCACGTCGCCATGAAGGTGCGTGACGCGGGCCTCCTCTGA
- a CDS encoding nuclear transport factor 2 family protein codes for MADEVARRVFQTVDSFDPDEFVRLLAEDATLVFGNAEPMAGREAVAAGLRAFYSTIGGLRHRIVRTWQVEADTIAETEVTYRRLDGKDVSAVAVSIWRTRDDGLISDYRIFVDLAPVYLV; via the coding sequence ATGGCCGACGAGGTGGCGCGACGGGTTTTCCAGACGGTCGACTCGTTCGACCCCGACGAGTTCGTGCGGCTGCTGGCCGAGGATGCCACGTTGGTGTTCGGCAACGCCGAGCCGATGGCGGGACGTGAGGCCGTCGCCGCCGGGTTGCGGGCGTTCTACTCCACCATCGGCGGCCTGCGGCACCGGATCGTCAGGACCTGGCAGGTGGAGGCCGACACCATCGCCGAGACCGAGGTGACCTACCGGCGGCTCGACGGCAAGGATGTCAGCGCCGTGGCCGTATCGATCTGGCGCACCCGCGACGACGGCCTGATCTCGGACTACCGCATATTCGTCGACCTCGCACCCGTCTACCTGGTCTAG
- a CDS encoding GNAT family N-acetyltransferase, which yields MPVPSSATSSYPPLNLQVHTPRLTLAGASDELLERLVPVVRKGVAVSEPWPFDDPMSLYRESPEREWAWLRGIWAGRARVSEDFWRLYFVVVVDGEPVGMQDLIGLKFTTFGTVGTFSWLDPEVRGRGLGKEIRQAVLHLAFEGFEAREASSEAFHDNLASNRVSESLGYEPNGATWDTRRGEAAAMNRWRLTRERWAATRRDDIELIGVAGCRPVLGIGVGFGS from the coding sequence ATGCCGGTGCCTTCGTCAGCCACATCCTCCTATCCCCCGCTCAACCTGCAGGTTCACACTCCCCGCCTCACGTTGGCCGGGGCGAGTGACGAACTGCTTGAACGCCTTGTCCCTGTGGTTCGCAAGGGTGTCGCCGTCTCCGAGCCTTGGCCGTTCGACGACCCGATGTCCCTCTACAGGGAGAGCCCCGAACGAGAATGGGCTTGGCTGCGGGGGATCTGGGCCGGTCGGGCACGAGTGAGCGAAGACTTCTGGCGGCTGTACTTTGTCGTCGTCGTAGATGGGGAGCCCGTCGGGATGCAGGATTTGATCGGCCTGAAATTCACGACGTTCGGCACGGTGGGCACCTTCTCCTGGCTGGATCCCGAGGTGCGTGGCCGCGGACTGGGCAAGGAGATCCGCCAGGCCGTGCTGCACCTGGCCTTCGAGGGCTTCGAAGCACGGGAGGCCTCCAGTGAGGCGTTCCACGACAACCTCGCCTCGAACCGTGTCTCGGAGTCCCTGGGCTATGAGCCGAACGGCGCCACTTGGGATACTCGTCGAGGTGAGGCCGCGGCCATGAATCGGTGGAGGCTTACCAGGGAGCGCTGGGCGGCGACGCGCCGTGACGATATCGAGCTCATCGGCGTGGCCGGGTGTCGGCCGGTGCTCGGAATCGGCGTCGGCTTCGGTTCCTGA
- a CDS encoding SUKH-4 family immunity protein: METPRDLPSPLRVAFQTVGLPWPDTRLGHFDGVLAEFGERSGAQDLRDHVGLLRKIQDTFFEHLRDLAEEHDGDPMCLIRHKDRPCVTEVREEWAETAARIPEYHAATVAFARQLLGDPPAVPGYLAGVLPAWVEARPEHGIRDEPTAGRAPAADALLRWREDPYGPRICVVAGSPASGKTRLLAWFSGSSVWGWSGYGRSEAAVWLRGMDVEEAVGEVAEQLKLGGGDLAALDRPVLITLADLHTSADPGRMLAELVLPLAADPHVRLLVERRHPTAVADLDVPVFVLDLDDPRATDRDAFTAWYAAERVERSPFTAGQVYPSPGVAALAARAEGADPGPDSPMDVRVARAWLDGLSPDARAAAGTLALTFAPIGPYTWRLLHCGRLRDDPEAAARGVAEAAARLPLAEPGLPAYAIGLPSLAEAVALPAAAHGELAAVMRGWPVAAELSPPGYVIRHLARHERLAGGHEAITPLPLRRPRTRVTRELLEGLYGPAGVVRPHDDELHPALTHGPTRRFLTEVGLPVDGVHVDDWTGEDRRFVVSLAESSDAVDELRACEGLPGHLDALFRLDWLQTWHLFLDGRTGLVYEVDEGLETARVAHRGVESYAYFTYVIHRERRLWCDDQDAHSDASYWCAEDLIVELHTYEPEAMAGHDALWPTTLEDYTLLT, encoded by the coding sequence ATGGAAACGCCCCGTGACCTCCCTTCCCCTCTCCGCGTCGCGTTCCAGACCGTCGGCCTGCCCTGGCCGGACACCCGGCTCGGCCACTTCGACGGGGTGCTGGCCGAATTCGGTGAGCGCTCCGGGGCGCAGGATTTGCGCGACCACGTCGGCCTGCTGCGGAAGATCCAGGACACGTTCTTCGAGCACCTGCGCGACCTCGCCGAAGAGCACGACGGCGACCCCATGTGCCTGATCCGGCACAAAGACCGGCCCTGCGTGACCGAGGTACGGGAGGAGTGGGCCGAGACCGCGGCGCGGATCCCCGAGTATCACGCGGCCACCGTGGCGTTCGCCCGGCAACTGCTCGGAGACCCGCCCGCGGTCCCCGGCTACCTGGCCGGCGTGCTGCCCGCCTGGGTGGAGGCGCGCCCCGAGCACGGTATCCGCGACGAGCCCACCGCCGGCCGCGCGCCCGCCGCGGATGCCCTGCTGCGCTGGAGGGAGGACCCCTACGGGCCGCGGATCTGCGTCGTCGCCGGCTCGCCCGCCTCGGGCAAGACCCGGCTGCTGGCCTGGTTCAGCGGCTCAAGCGTCTGGGGCTGGTCGGGCTACGGCCGCTCCGAGGCGGCCGTCTGGCTGCGGGGGATGGACGTCGAGGAGGCCGTGGGCGAGGTGGCCGAACAACTCAAGCTCGGCGGCGGCGACCTGGCCGCCCTCGACCGGCCCGTGCTCATCACGCTGGCCGACCTCCACACAAGTGCCGACCCCGGACGTATGCTCGCCGAGCTCGTCCTTCCCCTGGCCGCCGACCCGCACGTCCGGCTGCTCGTGGAGCGCCGTCACCCCACAGCCGTGGCCGACCTCGACGTGCCGGTGTTCGTCCTGGACCTGGACGATCCGCGTGCCACCGACCGCGACGCCTTCACCGCCTGGTACGCCGCCGAGCGGGTGGAGCGGTCCCCGTTCACCGCCGGCCAGGTCTACCCCTCGCCGGGTGTCGCCGCCCTCGCCGCCCGAGCGGAGGGCGCGGATCCGGGCCCGGATTCGCCGATGGACGTGCGGGTGGCGCGTGCCTGGCTGGACGGCCTGTCGCCGGACGCCCGCGCCGCCGCCGGCACGCTCGCCCTCACCTTCGCCCCGATCGGCCCGTACACCTGGCGGTTGCTGCACTGCGGCCGGCTCCGCGACGACCCGGAGGCCGCCGCCCGCGGTGTCGCGGAGGCCGCGGCCCGGCTGCCCCTGGCCGAGCCCGGCCTGCCCGCGTACGCCATCGGCCTGCCCTCCCTGGCCGAGGCCGTCGCCCTTCCCGCGGCGGCGCACGGCGAGCTGGCCGCCGTCATGCGCGGCTGGCCGGTCGCGGCCGAACTGTCCCCGCCCGGGTACGTCATCCGCCACCTGGCCCGCCACGAGCGCCTGGCCGGCGGCCATGAGGCGATCACCCCGCTCCCGCTCCGCCGCCCTCGGACCAGGGTCACGCGCGAGCTGCTGGAAGGCCTGTACGGTCCCGCCGGCGTCGTCCGGCCGCACGACGACGAGCTCCACCCCGCGCTCACGCACGGCCCCACCCGCCGTTTCCTGACCGAGGTGGGCCTGCCCGTGGACGGCGTGCACGTGGACGACTGGACCGGCGAGGACCGCCGCTTCGTCGTGTCCCTGGCCGAGTCGTCCGACGCCGTGGACGAGCTGCGTGCCTGCGAGGGTCTGCCCGGCCACCTCGACGCGCTGTTCAGGCTCGACTGGCTGCAGACCTGGCACCTTTTCCTCGACGGCCGGACCGGTCTGGTCTACGAGGTGGACGAAGGGCTGGAGACCGCCCGCGTCGCCCACCGCGGCGTCGAGTCGTACGCCTACTTCACGTACGTGATCCACCGGGAGCGCAGGCTGTGGTGCGACGACCAGGACGCGCACAGCGACGCGTCCTACTGGTGCGCCGAGGACCTCATCGTGGAGTTGCACACGTACGAGCCGGAGGCCATGGCGGGCCACGACGCCCTCTGGCCCACGACCCTGGAGGACTACACGCTCCTCACCTAG
- a CDS encoding methyltransferase: MNRLTTSRGEFDLTRFPEDPRDPLRAWDAADEYLLRHLDGIDGEPADLSGTVVVLGDRWGALVTAIADHGPVQITDSFLGQEATRTNLRRNGIAADAVRLRTTRDTPPDRIDVLLIRVPKSLALLEDQLHHLAPHVHAGTVVVGAGMVTEIHTSTLKLFERILGPTRTSLAAKKARLILCSPDPRLAPGASPWPRSYALPTGVGAVSGLTVTNHAGIFCADRLDVGTRFFLRNLPPRRGREHIVDLGCGNGVVGLAAALSDGEAKVTFIDESYQALASAEATFRANTDEGATAEFVAADGMSAVPAGTVDLVLNNPPFHTHRATTDVTAWRMFNGSRAALRRGGELWVVGNRHLGYHAKLRRLFGNCEVAASDPKFVVLRAVKR, from the coding sequence ATGAACCGTTTGACGACGTCACGAGGTGAGTTCGACCTCACCCGCTTCCCCGAGGATCCCCGCGACCCGCTTCGCGCCTGGGACGCCGCCGACGAATACCTGCTGCGGCACCTCGACGGGATCGACGGCGAACCGGCCGACCTGTCGGGCACCGTGGTCGTGCTGGGCGACCGGTGGGGCGCTCTGGTCACCGCGATCGCCGATCACGGCCCCGTGCAGATCACCGACTCCTTCCTCGGCCAGGAGGCGACCCGGACGAACCTGAGGCGCAACGGGATCGCCGCGGACGCGGTGCGACTCCGCACGACCAGGGACACACCACCGGACCGGATCGACGTGCTGCTGATCCGGGTGCCCAAGAGCCTCGCGCTCCTTGAGGATCAGCTTCACCACCTCGCACCCCACGTGCACGCGGGCACCGTGGTCGTCGGCGCGGGGATGGTCACCGAGATCCACACCTCGACGCTGAAGCTGTTCGAACGGATCCTCGGGCCGACCAGGACCTCGCTGGCGGCGAAGAAGGCACGGCTCATCCTCTGCTCACCGGATCCTCGGCTCGCGCCGGGCGCCAGCCCGTGGCCGCGAAGCTACGCGCTGCCCACCGGCGTCGGAGCGGTCTCGGGCCTGACCGTCACCAACCACGCGGGCATCTTCTGCGCCGACCGCCTCGACGTCGGCACCCGCTTCTTCCTCCGGAACCTGCCGCCGCGCCGTGGTCGCGAGCACATCGTGGACCTGGGCTGCGGCAACGGGGTGGTCGGGCTCGCCGCGGCGCTCTCCGACGGCGAGGCCAAGGTGACGTTCATCGACGAGTCCTACCAGGCACTGGCCTCGGCGGAGGCCACGTTCCGGGCGAACACGGACGAGGGCGCCACGGCGGAGTTCGTGGCGGCCGACGGCATGTCGGCCGTACCGGCGGGGACGGTGGACCTGGTCCTGAACAACCCCCCGTTCCACACGCACCGCGCGACGACCGACGTGACGGCCTGGCGCATGTTCAACGGCTCCCGCGCCGCACTGCGCCGCGGCGGCGAGCTGTGGGTGGTCGGCAACCGGCACCTCGGCTACCACGCGAAGCTGCGCCGGCTCTTCGGCAACTGCGAGGTCGCCGCGAGCGACCCGAAGTTCGTCGTCCTGCGAGCCGTCAAACGCTGA
- a CDS encoding sensor histidine kinase, which produces MHDPAENQPPLDRAGIALRYLFAMLPMLFYGVVLVAAVPGDYRDAFALVDVGLGAVGLVLMRWRRHRPWPIALATALLTVFSGTAAGPAYVAYVSLCTHRRWPQMISGAVVLWLGQAAFAVWRSPGQTAVVSVVAGTVFLGGLTVFGLYVRSRRDLAASRRAAALTAVEQAKLSERVKIAHEMHDVLAHRISLLSMLAGGLAYRTDLTAEETREIALAIQENAHQSLNELRTVLGALRRDGAPEAPQPTLAHVDALFDEVRAAGQRVEVDDTIDDRELLPAQTGRHAYRIVQEALTNARKHAPGSRVTAELDGRPGDGLRIRVSNPAPPGTSAGPGGRFGLVGLAERTRMIGGTISHVVQDGYFILDARLPWEA; this is translated from the coding sequence GTGCACGACCCCGCTGAGAACCAGCCGCCCCTGGACCGGGCGGGCATCGCGCTGCGTTATTTGTTCGCCATGCTGCCGATGTTGTTCTACGGCGTCGTCCTGGTCGCGGCCGTCCCCGGGGACTACCGTGACGCGTTCGCACTGGTCGATGTGGGGCTCGGTGCGGTCGGGCTGGTCCTGATGCGATGGCGGCGTCACCGGCCGTGGCCGATCGCACTGGCGACCGCCCTGCTGACCGTCTTCTCCGGCACGGCGGCCGGCCCCGCCTACGTCGCGTACGTGTCCCTGTGCACGCATCGCCGGTGGCCTCAGATGATCTCGGGAGCGGTCGTGCTCTGGCTGGGTCAGGCGGCATTCGCCGTCTGGCGCAGCCCCGGCCAGACGGCCGTCGTCTCCGTGGTGGCCGGAACCGTCTTCCTCGGAGGGCTGACCGTCTTCGGGCTGTACGTCCGCTCCCGCCGTGATCTGGCCGCCTCCCGGCGAGCGGCGGCACTGACCGCGGTCGAGCAGGCGAAGCTGTCGGAACGGGTCAAGATCGCCCATGAGATGCACGACGTCCTGGCTCACCGGATCTCCCTGCTGTCGATGCTCGCCGGCGGCCTGGCCTATCGCACCGACCTCACCGCCGAGGAGACCCGCGAGATCGCGCTGGCGATCCAGGAGAACGCGCACCAGTCGCTGAACGAACTGCGCACCGTGCTCGGCGCGCTCCGGCGCGACGGCGCCCCGGAGGCCCCTCAGCCGACCCTGGCCCACGTGGACGCCCTGTTCGACGAGGTGCGCGCCGCGGGTCAGCGGGTCGAGGTGGACGACACCATCGACGACAGGGAACTGCTGCCCGCGCAGACCGGCCGGCACGCGTACCGGATCGTGCAGGAGGCGCTGACCAACGCGCGCAAGCACGCGCCGGGCAGCCGGGTGACGGCCGAGCTCGATGGGCGGCCGGGTGACGGCCTGCGCATCCGGGTGAGCAACCCGGCGCCGCCTGGGACGTCCGCGGGCCCCGGCGGGAGGTTCGGCCTGGTCGGCCTGGCCGAACGAACCCGGATGATCGGCGGCACCATCAGCCACGTCGTCCAGGATGGATACTTCATCCTCGACGCCCGATTGCCGTGGGAGGCCTGA
- a CDS encoding ABC transporter ATP-binding protein, with protein MIEFSHVSKVYRGVRALDDVSFTVEAGSVTGFLGPNGAGKSTALRILTGLSRATSGSATVLGRPYAELDCPGSQVGTLLDAGAQHPGRTGREILILGAMTLGLPRSRVDEVLDLVGLTGREAKRTFGGYSLGMRQRLGIGHALLGRPRALVLDEPANGLDPQGIRWMRGLLRDLAGSGCAVLLSSHLLHEVEQVADHIVMIGRGRVLARGTVDELSRGRSLEQTFLELTANADRSAA; from the coding sequence ATGATCGAATTCAGTCACGTCAGCAAGGTCTACAGGGGTGTGAGAGCGCTCGACGACGTGTCCTTCACCGTCGAGGCGGGAAGCGTCACGGGGTTCCTCGGACCCAACGGCGCCGGAAAGTCGACGGCTCTGCGCATCCTGACCGGGCTCTCCCGCGCCACCTCCGGTTCGGCCACCGTACTGGGCCGGCCGTACGCCGAACTGGACTGCCCCGGCTCCCAGGTCGGCACCCTGCTCGACGCCGGCGCCCAGCATCCCGGCCGCACCGGGCGGGAGATCCTGATCCTGGGCGCGATGACGCTCGGTCTGCCGAGATCGCGGGTCGACGAGGTCCTCGATCTGGTCGGGCTGACCGGCCGGGAGGCCAAGCGGACCTTCGGCGGCTACTCGCTCGGGATGAGGCAGCGGCTCGGCATCGGTCACGCGCTCCTCGGCCGGCCCAGGGCGCTCGTCCTGGACGAGCCCGCCAACGGCCTGGATCCCCAGGGCATCCGGTGGATGCGCGGGCTGCTCCGTGACCTCGCCGGCTCGGGGTGCGCGGTGCTGCTCAGCTCGCACCTGCTGCACGAGGTGGAGCAGGTCGCCGACCACATCGTGATGATCGGCCGTGGCCGCGTCCTCGCCCGGGGCACCGTCGACGAGCTCAGCCGGGGCCGGAGCCTCGAACAGACCTTCCTCGAACTGACCGCGAACGCCGATCGGAGTGCGGCATGA
- a CDS encoding phage baseplate protein has protein sequence MPSGDQEDRSLSRRRLFRAGGRVAAAAAVGSLPFAGAGVAHADVPPSPRFAFAGSGGDPIIRKSLHANWVMQSFAYDNVNRHVYFVQHNSQNTDPANAGDMWVTKTDLAGNRLGSMALHNFGHGVQIGVEPHDGAVYLWTEWQDRNPPTDFGNKIGRFRFVNGAVLERDSGAIQDRTPTLGNMHPESANPQPAIDPSTDRLVVRFRDADKNMRIVLFRMSDARAGRLGREHRLAERALPTRDAAWARANPFQGFTAYGQYAYLIEGGVGATSYLTAVDLNDVGQSVAQDRWPTTAGESLHGREPQGMAIWLAGNGVVQPRLAFGFHSNTDGVRQASVFYKDTFL, from the coding sequence GTGCCATCGGGTGATCAGGAGGACCGATCCCTCAGCCGTCGACGACTGTTCCGGGCGGGTGGTCGCGTCGCCGCCGCGGCGGCCGTCGGTTCGCTCCCGTTCGCCGGCGCGGGCGTCGCGCACGCCGACGTGCCCCCCAGCCCGCGGTTCGCCTTCGCGGGGTCCGGAGGCGATCCGATCATCAGGAAGTCGCTGCACGCCAACTGGGTGATGCAGTCGTTCGCGTACGACAACGTCAACCGGCATGTCTATTTCGTGCAGCACAACTCGCAGAACACCGATCCCGCGAACGCGGGCGACATGTGGGTCACCAAGACGGACCTCGCCGGCAACCGGCTGGGTTCCATGGCTCTGCACAACTTCGGGCACGGCGTGCAGATCGGTGTGGAGCCCCACGACGGGGCCGTCTACCTGTGGACGGAATGGCAGGACCGGAACCCGCCCACCGACTTCGGCAACAAGATCGGGCGCTTCAGGTTCGTGAACGGCGCGGTCCTCGAGAGGGACAGCGGCGCGATTCAGGACCGGACCCCCACCCTTGGGAACATGCACCCGGAGTCGGCCAACCCGCAGCCCGCGATCGACCCGAGCACCGACCGGCTGGTGGTGCGGTTCAGGGACGCCGACAAGAACATGCGCATCGTGCTGTTCCGCATGAGCGACGCCCGGGCCGGCCGGCTCGGCAGGGAGCACCGGCTGGCCGAGCGGGCACTGCCGACGAGAGACGCGGCCTGGGCCAGGGCGAATCCCTTCCAGGGGTTCACGGCCTACGGCCAGTACGCCTACCTGATCGAAGGCGGAGTGGGCGCCACCTCCTACCTCACCGCCGTCGACCTGAACGATGTGGGGCAGAGCGTCGCGCAGGACAGGTGGCCGACGACCGCGGGCGAGTCCCTGCACGGCCGCGAGCCGCAGGGAATGGCGATCTGGCTCGCCGGCAACGGGGTGGTCCAACCCCGGCTGGCCTTCGGCTTCCACTCGAACACCGACGGTGTCCGCCAGGCCAGCGTCTTCTACAAGGACACGTTCCTGTGA
- a CDS encoding RNA ligase RtcB family protein, with the protein MSQHHSRQESPLPSTSATGSATVTVFASPTSWIESDALAQCHQVAALDGMTHVAAMPDLHPGKGAPIGAAMASTVLYPFLVGSDIGCGIAVFPMKLKRAVPAKLAARFPDLDRALDPERDADDPAWAVVKGDIPAGHAEGLGTVGRGNHFVELARIGTVFEPDHASRLGLAADDLVLIVHSGSRGLGEQILRAHTAVHGAGPAPDPGAYLAMHDDAVRWGSLNRRLMAARVAHALGAEPTEPIVDQCHNLVEVRDGIYLHRKGAAPGDGRDVLIAGTRGTPSYLVAAHAGPDAGHSVAHGAGRKMSRADALRRGRVKHTVEELRRTPVGSLVVCGDRQLLFEEAPTAYKRIEQVIADLVDHDLATPVATTIPLVTYKTPDLGSAPQRDRRRRRGRS; encoded by the coding sequence TTGTCTCAGCACCACTCCCGGCAGGAGTCCCCGCTGCCGTCCACCTCGGCCACGGGTTCGGCCACCGTCACCGTGTTCGCCTCCCCGACAAGCTGGATCGAGTCCGACGCCCTCGCGCAGTGTCACCAGGTGGCCGCCCTCGACGGCATGACGCACGTCGCCGCCATGCCGGACCTGCACCCCGGCAAGGGCGCCCCCATCGGCGCCGCCATGGCGTCGACCGTGCTGTACCCGTTCCTGGTGGGCTCCGACATCGGGTGCGGCATCGCCGTGTTCCCCATGAAGCTCAAGCGCGCCGTACCCGCGAAGCTGGCCGCCCGGTTCCCCGACCTCGATCGCGCGCTGGATCCCGAGCGGGACGCCGACGACCCGGCCTGGGCCGTGGTGAAGGGCGACATTCCCGCCGGTCACGCCGAGGGGCTCGGGACGGTCGGCCGGGGCAATCACTTCGTCGAGCTGGCGCGGATCGGGACCGTCTTCGAGCCGGACCACGCGAGCCGTCTCGGACTCGCCGCCGACGACCTGGTGCTCATCGTCCACAGCGGTTCCCGGGGGCTGGGCGAACAGATCCTGCGGGCGCACACCGCGGTCCACGGTGCGGGCCCCGCCCCCGATCCCGGCGCCTACCTGGCGATGCACGACGACGCCGTACGCTGGGGGTCGCTCAACCGGCGGCTGATGGCCGCCCGGGTCGCCCACGCGCTGGGGGCCGAGCCCACCGAGCCGATCGTCGACCAGTGCCACAACCTGGTCGAGGTCCGTGACGGGATCTACCTGCACCGCAAGGGAGCGGCGCCGGGTGACGGCCGCGACGTGCTCATCGCCGGTACGCGAGGCACCCCTTCCTATCTCGTGGCCGCCCACGCCGGGCCGGACGCCGGCCATTCCGTCGCGCACGGCGCGGGCCGCAAGATGTCGCGTGCGGACGCCCTGCGCCGGGGCCGGGTCAAGCACACGGTCGAGGAGCTGCGCCGTACGCCGGTGGGGTCGCTGGTGGTGTGCGGCGACCGCCAGCTCCTCTTCGAGGAGGCGCCGACGGCCTACAAGCGCATCGAGCAGGTGATCGCCGATCTCGTCGACCATGACCTGGCCACGCCCGTGGCCACCACGATCCCCCTGGTCACCTACAAGACGCCCGACCTCGGGTCCGCGCCCCAACGGGACCGGCGTCGCAGGCGAGGCCGGTCGTGA
- a CDS encoding lamin tail domain-containing protein, which yields MRFLPLALSAAALAVALVPVAPAQAAALPAIQLVKIYYNSPGSPDNGANGSLNGEWAQIKNTTRKAVSLKGWTLRDKTRAADHVYTFGAFTLGAGKTVTVRTGKGKDTATTRYWGRSGGTFAYIWNQASDTAYVRNASGKLIDSCSYNSSRVESINCA from the coding sequence GTGCGCTTTCTCCCCCTGGCCCTGTCCGCTGCCGCGTTGGCCGTGGCGCTCGTCCCCGTTGCGCCGGCGCAGGCCGCCGCGCTCCCCGCGATCCAGCTCGTGAAGATCTACTACAACTCACCCGGATCACCGGACAACGGGGCGAACGGCAGCCTGAACGGCGAGTGGGCGCAGATCAAGAACACCACCCGGAAGGCGGTCAGTCTCAAGGGCTGGACCCTCCGCGACAAGACCCGCGCCGCGGACCACGTCTACACCTTCGGCGCCTTCACCCTCGGGGCCGGGAAGACGGTCACCGTACGGACCGGCAAGGGCAAGGACACCGCCACCACCCGCTACTGGGGCAGGAGCGGGGGGACCTTCGCGTACATCTGGAACCAGGCCTCGGACACGGCGTACGTGAGGAACGCGTCCGGCAAGCTCATCGACTCCTGCTCGTACAACAGCTCCCGGGTCGAGTCGATCAACTGCGCGTAG